A window of the Verrucomicrobiota bacterium genome harbors these coding sequences:
- a CDS encoding gliding-motility protein MglA, whose product MAIINQATKELQVKIVYYGPAKCGKTINLEQVHANVQVPNAESKGKMVSLATSSDRTLFFDFFPLEAMSIKGFKTKFQLYTVPGQVIYNTTRQLVLRGVDGIVFVADSNYEKMQENVESFANLEDNLKSLKLKLDDIPYVLQYNKRDAANPAPVDYMEFLLNNREVQVPSFTAVASKSDGVFETLNMIVRLLLNKFINESGRK is encoded by the coding sequence ATGGCCATCATCAACCAGGCAACGAAAGAGCTTCAGGTCAAGATCGTCTATTACGGGCCCGCCAAATGCGGCAAGACGATCAACCTGGAGCAGGTTCATGCGAACGTGCAGGTGCCCAACGCGGAGAGCAAGGGCAAGATGGTGTCGCTCGCCACGAGTTCCGACCGCACCCTGTTCTTCGATTTCTTTCCGCTCGAGGCGATGTCGATCAAGGGATTCAAAACCAAATTCCAGCTTTACACGGTCCCGGGCCAGGTCATTTACAACACCACCCGGCAATTGGTGCTTCGGGGCGTGGACGGCATCGTGTTCGTGGCCGATTCCAACTACGAAAAGATGCAGGAGAACGTGGAGAGCTTCGCCAATTTGGAAGACAACCTGAAGTCCCTCAAATTGAAACTCGACGACATCCCTTACGTGCTGCAATACAACAAGCGTGACGCGGCCAACCCGGCGCCCGTCGATTACATGGAGTTTCTCCTCAACAACCGCGAGGTGCAGGTGCCCTCGTTCACGGCGGTGGCCTCGAAGAGCGACGGGGTGTTCGAAACCCTGAACATGATTGTCCGGCTGCTGCTCAACAAATTCATCAACGAGTCGGGACGCAAGTAA
- a CDS encoding GNAT family N-acetyltransferase, producing MPRSPSSASRINCSSPRVATTAAASISPIWIPPTSPNSSNAVKPANPRPPRRKAETADHRFLIRQAQLGDVAAVARFNRAMAFETEGKRLSKASTENGTRSLIASPTYGFYLVALEAGRVVGQLCITYEWSDWHNGVYWWIQSVYVDPRYRRQGVFRALFQEVRRQKQATPGTASLRLYADATNRKAQGVYRKLGMQKTAYEVFELKD from the coding sequence ATGCCTCGATCGCCATCAAGTGCATCGCGGATCAATTGCTCATCGCCCAGGGTCGCGACAACAGCGGCGGCATCGATCTCGCCGATCTGGATCCCACCAACGTCTCCGAACTCTTCAAACGCCGTGAAACCGGCGAATCCGCGTCCACCACGCCGTAAGGCGGAAACGGCCGATCACCGGTTTCTGATCCGGCAAGCCCAGCTTGGCGACGTTGCGGCCGTCGCGCGCTTCAACCGGGCCATGGCGTTCGAAACCGAGGGCAAGCGCCTTTCCAAAGCCAGCACGGAAAACGGAACCCGATCCCTCATCGCCTCGCCCACCTACGGATTCTACCTCGTCGCCCTGGAAGCCGGTCGTGTTGTCGGACAACTCTGCATCACCTACGAATGGAGCGATTGGCATAACGGCGTGTATTGGTGGATCCAGAGCGTTTACGTGGACCCGCGATACCGTCGGCAGGGCGTTTTCCGAGCCCTGTTTCAGGAAGTCCGCCGCCAAAAGCAGGCCACCCCCGGAACCGCCTCGCTCCGTCTCTATGCCGACGCCACCAACCGCAAGGCGCAAGGTGTTTACCGCAAACTGGGCATGCAAAAAACCGCCTACGAAGTCTTTGAGCTGAA